AAAAACTACCGCATCGAGTTCCACGACGAAGTGTGCGGCGAGTGCAAGCGTGCCGAATACGCCTGCATCTGCGACGATGCCGGCGGCGACAAGCACGATCACTGAGGAGAAACCCATCAGTGAAAACCATCGTGGCATTCATCCGCCCCTCGAAAGAGGAGCCTGTGCGGGAGGCCCTGCACGATCTCAAGGGTGTGTCTGGCGCCAGCTTCTCCGATGTTCGCGGTTTTGGCCGTGGCCGTGGCCACGAGCACAGCCCGGGATCATCGGATGAAGCGGTCGTCGGCACGCTGCCCAAGGTCCGCGTGGACGTGATGGTCTCAGCCGATCACGCCGCTGCGGTCGCCGGCGCAATCGCTGCGGCGGCGAGGACCGGCAACCGGGGTGACGGCAAGGTCTATGTCCTGCCTGTCGAGTCCGCGTTGCGCATCAGCACCGGCGAAATCGGAGCCTCCGCCCTATGAAACATCCCTTCCGGCCAGGTCATGGCCGGTGATCAGTAGGTTGCTAGTGCGAGATGCGGCCGGGCGCAGTCTTCCCGGCCGCATCTTTCCCCAAGCCCAATCCAAGTCCCATGTAATCCCCATCCCCCAAGTCCGGCCGCCCCTCGGAGGCCGCATCGGACCGAAACCTCAACCGCGAAACACCGGGCATCCGGCCGGTCAATCGCTGCTCCCATGAAAATCCAACTGCCCCTGTTCCTCGCACTGAGCCTTAGTGTGCTCAACGGCTGTGCCAGCCAAGCCCATCGCCAAACCGCATTGACCGCGACCCGTTACGGCGCGCCGCCGGAGGTCGTTCGCAAGATGGAGCGCGGTGATCGACTGGCGCTCGCCGACCTTGGCCTCCTGGCGCAGGCCCATGTTCCGGACGACGACGTGCTGGCTTACATGCGACAGACAAACGTCTCCTACCGGCTCAAGACCGCTGAGATCGATCAGTTGCGGGCGCAGGGAGTGTCGGATCGCATCATCGACTACCTGCTTACCACGCCAGTCCGGGTTGTCCGTCCCTTCCGCGGTTACGTCCGGGGCCGAGCTTGGTATCACGGCTTCGGGCACGGAGGATTCGGGCATGGCTACTACGGGCACGGATTCGGCCATGGCCGCTCACATCATGGAGGGCGTCACTGATGAAAACCATGACCATGCTTCTCGCGAGTTTGCTGCTCCCAGCCGTCATCACGGCCGCAGATCCCGCCCCCAAGGCTGCGCCTGAGGTCAAAGCCAAGGCCAAGAAGGAACAGGTGTATGAGTTGCCGAAAACAGGCAAAAACCTTCAGCGCGGCAGCGCGGGCTGGATCAATGTCGAGGCCTCCGGCACACGCCTCATCGTCAAGTTTTTCGACGCCAAGAAAAAGCCCGCGATTCCCGATGTGGAACGGGGATTCGCCCGGTTCCAGTTTGCCTCCAAGAATCCGGAACGGGCGCCGCTGCATCGCGAAGGAGAGACCCTGGTGTCCACGGCAACCGTGCGTCCACCGCACAATTTCCTCGTGATTCTCAGCCTCTTCCGCAGCGGGGAGGCGGAGTCGGCGGAATCCTACACCTTCAAATATCCGTGACATGAGACGCCGTATCCTTTCCACATCGCTGGCCCTGCTGACGCTCATGAGTGCGTTGCCTTCATTGCGTGCGGCGGACGGGCCGGCAACGCCCCTCACCTTGGAGCAGGCGCTCGCCGAGGCACTTGAACACAACTTCGCGATCCGCCAGGCCCGCGAGCAGATTCGCCAACAGGAAGGCGTGGTCACGCAGGTGACGGCCGCCGCCCTGCCCGGGGTTTCCGCTGCCGCGAATTTCCAGAAAAGCTCAACCCAAACGATCCTTAGCGGTGCCACTCCGGGACGGACGTTGCCTGTCTTCGTGCCATCCGGGCGCTACTGGCGGATGAGCATCACAGCACGCCAGAACCTCTATGCCGGCGGAGGTATCCGCGCCACCGTGAAGGAGGCGACTCTCTCCCGGGACGCGGCCACGTTGCAGCTCAAAGCGACGATTGACGGGGCGCTGCTAGATGTCCGCCTGAAGTTTTACGCCATCCTGCTGGCCAGAGCGCAGATTGCCGTCGAGGAACAGAACCTCGGCGTCCTGGAACATCAGTTGCGTGATGTAAATGTGCGGTTTGAGGTCGGTTCCGTTTCAAACTTCGAGCGCCTGCGCGCCGAGGTCGCAGTGGCGAATGCCCGCGCGCCTCTCATCAAGGCCCGCAACGACCATCGGCTGGCCATTGAGGAGCTGCGCCGGGCTGTGGGCCGCGCCGATGTCCGTCCAGCCGTTCCCACGGGCCGCAGCCTCGAAGTGGTGGGCGAACTACCGGCAGAGGTGCTGGAAATCGAGCTTCCGTCAGCCCTGGCCCGCGCGAGGACGCAACGTCCCGAGTTGCATCGCTTGGCCCGTCTGGTCGAGGCGGCTGAGGGCGGCGTCAACATCGCCCGCGCGGGTTTTTTGCCGACCCTGGCGGTGAGCGCAGATGCCGAACTGCGCAAAGGCCCCTCGGAAAAGTTCTCCGATTCGCTGCGCGGCTGGCGCGCAGGAGCGCAAGGCGGTTGGAACGTGGCGAGTCGCGCCACGGCCGGGCGGGTGAAGCAGGCGGAGTCCCTGGTGGAACAGGCCCAGCTCGCCCGAGAGGAGACCGAACTGGCCGTGCAAGTAGAAGTCCGACGGGCCGTCGCCGCTCTCACCCAAGCCAATGAATTGGTCACGGCGACGCGCAAATCGGTCGAGCAGGCCGAGGAGGCGCTGCGCGTTGCTGAGGAACGCTTCAAGGCCGGCACTTCCACCCAACTTGAGCTGCTGCAAGCGCAGTCGGCCCTGACTGTGGCCCGCACCAGCCGGCTCCGCGCCGACTACTCGCACAGCGTCGCCGTCGCCCAGCTGCGCCGGGCGATGGGGGATTCGGAGATGGAGTATGCCGAGAACCCCGCAGCCGAGGGCACCTGAGCCAATCCCCTGATTCCATGTTCTCCTTCCACGTCCATGATCCGAAACCGATAGGCTGCAACCATTCCGCCAACACCGCGTTGCCCGCCAGGCTCGTCCACTGGCTGATCGCCCGCCGACATGGCGGGCTCTGGATCGTGCTGACAACGGCTTTGGGCTTAACCTTCGTGACGCGCTTTCTCCTCGCGCTCAAAGAAGCCCCCCGCCTCGCGTGGGATGCGAGTCTCGCCGCTTCGTTCGTGATCGGCGGCCTCTACGACATCGCCGCCTCTTTGTGGTGTATCCTGCCGCTGGCATTGCTTCTGGCGCTGCTGCCACAGCAATGGTTCGGGTGGCGCGCGGGTCGTGGCCTGGCTCATGGTCTGCTCCTTGGCATCATCTACCTGCTGATTTACGGCGCTGTCGCCGAGTGGCTGTTCTGGGACGAGTTCGGGGTGCGTTTCAATTTCATCGCGGTGGATTACCTCGTTTACACGACCGAAGTCATCGGGAACATCCGTGAATCATATCCGCTGGGCGGCATTCTGATCGGGGTGCTCATCGGGGCGTTGCTGGTGCATGGCGCCCTGATTTGGTCCGGCCTGCTGGGCACATGGTTTGGACATGCCGCAACCGGTGCCGGCCGGCGGTGGCGGGAGACCGCAGTGTGGTGTGCGGTAGCTCTGGGCCTCGGCCTCGGGCTCAACGAACGCTTCATCCCTGCGTTCTCTAACAATTACAACCGCGAGTTGGCCAAGAACGGCCTGTGGTCGCTCTTCGCGGCCTTCCGGGCCAACCGCCTCGAGTTCGACCGGTTTTATCCCACTTTGCCGGACAAGGAAGCGTTTCAGCGTGTCGGCCGCATGCTGCACCGGGAGGGGGCCGGCGATCTCCCCCGAGGCGCGCACGACATGCTCCGGATGATTCAGGCGCAAGGGCCGGAGCAGCGACTGAACGTCATCCAGATCACGGTCGAGAGCCTGAGCGCGAGTTTTCTGACCCGCTACGGAAACACCGACCGCCTCACCCCGACGCTGGATCAGGTGGCGGAGAAGTCGCTGGTCTTTGACCGGTTCTACGCCACGGGCACCCGCACGGATCGGGGCATGGAGGCGCTCACACTGAGCGTGCCACCCACACCGGGGCGATCT
This DNA window, taken from Oleiharenicola lentus, encodes the following:
- a CDS encoding P-II family nitrogen regulator yields the protein MKTIVAFIRPSKEEPVREALHDLKGVSGASFSDVRGFGRGRGHEHSPGSSDEAVVGTLPKVRVDVMVSADHAAAVAGAIAAAARTGNRGDGKVYVLPVESALRISTGEIGASAL
- a CDS encoding TolC family protein, which encodes MRRRILSTSLALLTLMSALPSLRAADGPATPLTLEQALAEALEHNFAIRQAREQIRQQEGVVTQVTAAALPGVSAAANFQKSSTQTILSGATPGRTLPVFVPSGRYWRMSITARQNLYAGGGIRATVKEATLSRDAATLQLKATIDGALLDVRLKFYAILLARAQIAVEEQNLGVLEHQLRDVNVRFEVGSVSNFERLRAEVAVANARAPLIKARNDHRLAIEELRRAVGRADVRPAVPTGRSLEVVGELPAEVLEIELPSALARARTQRPELHRLARLVEAAEGGVNIARAGFLPTLAVSADAELRKGPSEKFSDSLRGWRAGAQGGWNVASRATAGRVKQAESLVEQAQLAREETELAVQVEVRRAVAALTQANELVTATRKSVEQAEEALRVAEERFKAGTSTQLELLQAQSALTVARTSRLRADYSHSVAVAQLRRAMGDSEMEYAENPAAEGT
- a CDS encoding LTA synthase family protein: MFSFHVHDPKPIGCNHSANTALPARLVHWLIARRHGGLWIVLTTALGLTFVTRFLLALKEAPRLAWDASLAASFVIGGLYDIAASLWCILPLALLLALLPQQWFGWRAGRGLAHGLLLGIIYLLIYGAVAEWLFWDEFGVRFNFIAVDYLVYTTEVIGNIRESYPLGGILIGVLIGALLVHGALIWSGLLGTWFGHAATGAGRRWRETAVWCAVALGLGLGLNERFIPAFSNNYNRELAKNGLWSLFAAFRANRLEFDRFYPTLPDKEAFQRVGRMLHREGAGDLPRGAHDMLRMIQAQGPEQRLNVIQITVESLSASFLTRYGNTDRLTPTLDQVAEKSLVFDRFYATGTRTDRGMEALTLSVPPTPGRSLVKRPDNAGLFTLGSVFRSKGYSTAFIYGGFGYFDNMNAFFGGNGYRVVDRTLVGKDDITFANVWGACDEDLYRWALREADHDHAAGRPFFHFVMTTSNHRPYTFPEGRIDLPSKVSGRSGAVKYSDYAIGEFLRQAESKPWFKNTVFVIVGDHCASSAGKTTLPMENYRVPLLIYAPGGQLATGAVSKATSQIDYAPTLLGLLRWSYPSRFFGRDVLAPEADEDGPLFVGTYQKLGMYRRGGLAVLQPMRPAEVYDYDPETWALDACGTGTGLIKDAIASYQTAAWLFKNRAQREYAGTDAQP